In the genome of Streptomyces sp. Q6, the window GCTTGCCCGCGTCGCCGCGGAGCACGACCTGGTCGTACGTGCCCGGGGGTGCCCAGCCCGAGTACTCCAGGCCCAGGTCGTACTGGTCGGAGAAGAAGTAGGGCACGCGGTCGTAGCGGACGTCCTTGCCGAGCATGGCGCGGGCGGCGGCCGGTCCCCCGTTCAGGGCGTTGGCCCAGTGCTCGACGCGCAGTGTGGCCGAGAAGAGCGGGTGCCGGAGCGCGGCCACGTCACCGGCCGCGTAGATGTCGGGGTCGGACGTGCACAGCCGCTCGTCGACGGCGATGCCGCCGCCGTGCCGCCGGTCGACCAGGGTCAGGCCCGCGGCCTCGGCGAGCGCGGTGCGCGGGGCCGCGCCGATCGCGGCGAGCACGTCGTGCGCGGGGTGCTCCTCGCCGTCGTCGGTCTGCGCCGCGAGCACCATGCCGTCCTGGCCGACGATGCCGGTGAGCTTCGCGCCGAAGTGGAAGCGGACGCCGTGGTCGCTGTGCAGCTCGGTGAAGATCTGCCCGACCTCGGGGCCGAGCACGGCGTGCAGCGGGGTGGCCTCCGGCTCGACGACGGTGACCTCGGCGCCGTACTCGCGGGCGGCCGCGGCGACCTCCAGGCCGATCCAGCCGGCGCCGGCGATCACCAGGTGGCCGTTGTCCCTGCCCAGCGCGGCCAGGACGTTCTTCAGCCGCTCGGCGTGGGCGAGGCGGCGCAGGTGGTGGACGCCGGCGAGGTGCGTGCCGGGGATGTCCATACGGCGCGGCTCGGCGCCGGTGGCCAGCAGCAGCTTGTCGTAGCGGATGACGGTGGCGTCGCCGAGGTGCACCGTCCTCGCGTCCCGGTCGATGGTGGTGACCGTCTGACCCAGGTGCAGCTCGATGTCGTTGCTCGCGTACCAGGCCGGTTCGTGGACGAAGACGCTGTCCCGGTCCTCCTTGCCCTGGAGGTAGCCCTTGGACAGGGGTGGGCGTTCGTAGGGGTGGTCCCGTTCGTCGCCGATGAGGATGACTCGCCCGGTGAACCCCTCCGAGCGGAGCGTCTCGGCGGCCTTCGCACCGGCGAGCCCTCCTCCGACGATGACGAACGTCTGGTCCGCGTCGACCACTTGATGCCTCCTCGTTGCCATGCCGTCTTGTGCGAGCGTCCCGCACGCAGCGTGATGCGGGAAGGGGGCGTGGCCCGAACAGACCATCTTTTCGTCACGCCCAGTGGTCGCGGGGCGGGGAGGGAAACGTTCCGAACCGCCGCGCGGGACCCGTCAGTCGGCGCCCGGCCGGTCGGCTCTGAGGCGGGCGTGCAGCGAGCGGGCCGAGGCGTCGGTGAGGGACGCGATCTGGTCGACGATGACGCGCTTTCTCGTACGGTCGTCGGGCGCGTCGTCGAACAGGGCGCGGAACTGGGGGTCGAGGCCGTCCGGCGCGCGGGCCGTGAGGGCCTCGGCCAGCTCGGCGACGACGACGCGCTGGTCGGCGCGGAGCCGCTCCTGCTGGGGGCGCTGCATCACGTACCGGTCGGCGACGGCCTTGAGGACCGCGCACTCGTACCGGGCGGCGCGCGGGACGACGAGCTCCGCGCCGTAGCGGGTCAGGCGGCCGGTGCCGTACCGCTCGCGGGTCGCGCCCTCGGCGGCGAGGCAGAAGCGGCCGATGAGCTGGCTGGTGGCGTCCTTCAAGCGGGCCTGGGCGACCGCCGTGCCGTCGTAGCCGTGCGGCCACCACTCCTGGTCGAGGAGCCGGTCGAGGGCGGCGGACAGCTCGGCGGGGTCCGTGTCGCCCGGCACATAGCGCCCGATGGCGACGGTGAAGATCTCGGCGCGCTCGGGCTCCGCGTGCAGCACGTTCGGATCGAGGTGGCCCGCGTGCAGGCCGTCCTCCAGGTCGTGCACGGAGTACGCGACGTCGTCCGACCAGTCCATGACCTGCGCCTCGAAGCAGGTGCGGCGGCCTGGCGCCTCCTTCCTGATCCAGTCGAAGACCGGCCGGTCGTCCTCGTACACGCCGAACTTCGACGAGTGCGGGTCGGTGGGGTGCTCGCCGCGCGGCCACGGGTACTTGGTGGCGGCGTCGAGAGCGGCCCGGGTGAGGTTCAGCCCCACGCTGACGAGCTCGCCCGACTCCTCGGAGCGCACGAAGCGCTTGGGTTCGATGCGGGTGAGCAGGCGCAGCGACTGTGCGTTCCCCTCGAAGCCGCCGCAGTCCTGCGCCACCTCGTTCAACGCCTGCTCGCCGTTGTGACCGAAGGGTGGGTGGCCCAGGTCGTGGGAGAGGCAGGCCGTCTCGACCAGGTCCGGGTCGCAGCCGAGGGCGGCGCCGAGCTCACGGCCGACCTGGGCGCACTCCAGGGAGTGGGTGAGGCGGGTGCGGGGGCTCGCGTCCCAGTGCCGGCTGCGCGTGCCGGGCGTGACGACCTGGGTCTTGCCCGCGAGTCTGCGCAGTGCCGACGAGTGCAGGACGCGGGCGCGGTCGCGCTGGAACGCGGTGCGCCCCGGGCGCTTGTCGGGCTCGGGAGCCCAGCGCTCCACCGCGCCGTCGTCATACGCGGTCGCGCCTTCGTACGTGCTGCTGCCGTCCATGCACTGACAGTAAGGGCACCCACTGACATTGAGGACGGGGCGGGTGGGGTCAGGCGGACGCCAGGTGTCGTGCGGCGCTCTCGGGGGCGGTCGTCAGGGCGGTGTCGTAGCGGTGCAGGACGAGCCGGGCGAGGGCCGGGTGGGTGCCGAGCGGGGCGGCGACGATGCCGGGGGCCGCTTCGGCCGACTCGGTGGCGAACCGGCCCGGCGCCGTGAAGTACGAGGCGAGCGCCACGCGGTGGCGGCCGCGGGCGGCGAGGACGCGGACCGCGGTGGCGACGTCCGGACCGGCGGCGGAGGCGTAGGCGGGGACGACCGGGACGCCGAGGCGGCGGGCGAGCAGCGCGGCGGTGCGGTGGGTGTCGACGGCGGCTTCCGGGTCGCGCGATCCGGAGGCGGCGAGGATGACGCCGGTGTGGCGGCGGGCTCGCTCGGACAGGTGTGCGGGCCAGCCCGCCTCGGTCAGGCGGTCGTGCAGCGCGTCGACGAGCAGGGGGTGCGGGCCGAGCGGGGCGGCGACGCGGGTGAGCAGGTGCTCGGCGGCGGCCGCGGCCCGCGGGATGTCCTGCTTGACGTGGTAGCCGCGGGACAGCAGCAGCGGTACGAGGACGGCGCGGCCCGCGGGGAGTTCGGCGAGGGTGTCGCTCAGCAGGGGATCGTTCAGCTCGATGTGTCCGAGGCGGACGGTCAGCCCGGGGCGCTCTTCACGTATCCGCTCGATGAGCGCGGTGACGGTGGCGAGGGCGCGCGGGTCGCGGCTGCCGTGCGCCACGAGGACCAGGGCGGGCGGGCGCGGGCGGCCCCGCAGGGAGCTCGGGGAGCGCGGGGACATGTGGCTGAGCTGGGCGCCGAGCTGGGTGCTGATCATGCTGAGAATTCCCGCCGTGCTGTCTAGGTGGTCCGTCCGGGGGTCCGTCGTGCTCCGGTCCGTCGTGCTCCGGTCCGTCGTGCTCCGGTCCGTCGTGCTCCGGTCCGTCGTGCTCCGGTTCGTCGTGCCGTGGTTCATCGTGGCGTGGTGCGTCGTGCGGGGCTGGATGGTGCCGTACGACTCGTCCGTCATGGAGCGATCCTGCCGGGCGGTGGTTGCCGGGCTGTTGCGGGGCGGTGACGGGTCCGGTTGCGGGGGCTTCACGGTCGGGGTGGGCGTGAGGTGAGCCCGGGGAACGTGAACCGTCCGGGCCCGCGGGACGTCTCCATGAACCACAGGCCGCACCACGAGCACGTCGTCCGACCAGGGGGTCCTTCATGCGTCTGTCCGCGTCCGCCCTTCCACGGCCGCGTCTGCCCCGCCTGCCCCGTACCCGCGCCGGGCAGCGGCGGGCGGTGCAGGCGCTGATGGGGCTGTGCGTGCTGGCGCTGCTGCCGGCGACGTGGCTGTTCGTGTCGACCGGGGACCGGCTGCGGTCGGTCGCGGACGTGCCGCGCACGGACGTGGCGGTGGTGTTCGGCGCGGGGCTGTGGGACGGGAAGCCGTCCCCGTACCTGGCCCACCGGCTCGACGCGGCGGCCGAGCTGTACCGGGACGGGCGGATCCGGGTGGTCCTCGTCACCGGGGACAACAGCCGCACGGAGTACGACGAGCCGAGCGCGATGCGGGCGTATCTGGCCCGGCGCGGGGTGCCGGAGCGGGCGGTGGTGAACGACTACGCGGGGTTCGACACCTGGGACTCGTGCGTCCGCGCGAAGAAGATCTTCGGGGTCGACCGGGCGGTGCTGATCAGCCAGGGCTTCCACATCCGGCGGGCGGTCGCGCTCTGCGAGGCGGCGGGCGTCGCGTCGTACGGCGTCGGGGTCGCCGAGCCGCACGACGTGACGTGGTACGGGGGTGGGGCGCGGGAGGTCTTCGCGGCGGGGAAGGCGGCGGTGGACGCGGTGGTGCGGCCCGCTCCGCGGTTCTTGGGGGGCCGGGAGGACGGGGTGCGGCGGGCCTTGAGTGCGGGGCGCTGACCGTGAGGGCTCGTTGCCGGGTGCGGCGCCGTCGTGGCCGGTCGCGCGGTTCCCCGCGCCCCTGAGGCGGCGGCTTCGCCGCGCCTCCTCTGAAGGCGAGCGGCCCCCTCCGGCCCGCACCCGGCGACAAACCTCACCACGCCCCCACCTCCGCCGGGAGGCCCCCGTACCGGTGGCGTAACCGGGTGCGTGAGCGGGCGCAACACGCGCGGCGCACCCTCGACGCCATGCACTCCACGTCGACGCCCACCCATTGTCCGTACTGCGCTCTGCAGTGCGGGATGAACGTGCTGTCCGGCCCCGGCGCCCCACAGGTCGAGGGCCGCGCGGACTTCCCGGTCAACCAGGGTGCGCTGTGCGGCAAGGGGCAGAGCGCCGCCGCCGTGCTCTCCTCGCGGGTCCGTCTCACCGAGCCGCTGGTCCGCAGCCCCGCCACCGGACGGCTCGAACCGGCCACCTGGGAGGCGGCCCTCGACGCGGTCGCCGAGGGCCTGTCCCGTACGCGTACGGCGCATGGCCCGGACGCGTGCGGGGTCTTCGGGGGCGGCGGCCTCACCAACGAGAAGGCCTACGCGCTGGGGAAGTTCGCGCGGATCGCGCTCGGCACCTCCCAGATCGACTACAACGGGCGTTTCTGCATGTCGTCGGCAGCCGCCGCGAACCAGAAGGCGTTCGGCCTCGACCGCGGTCTGCCGTTCCCGCTGGAGGACATCCCGCGCACGGACTGCGTCATCCTCGTCGGGTCGAACCTGGCCGAGACGATGCCGCCCGCCCTGCGCTACCTCACCGAACTCAAGGCGCGCGACGGCAAGTTGATCGTCATCGACCCGCGCCGCACCCGCACCGCCGACCAGGCCGACCTGCACCTCGCGCCGCGCCCCGGCACCGACCTGGCCCTCGCGCTCGGCATGCTGCACCTGGTCGTCGCGGAGGGCCGGGTCGACGAGGCGTACGTCCGTGAGCGCACACAGGGCTGGGCGCAGACGCGGGCGGCGGCGATGGCGCACTGGCCGGAGTACGTGGAGCGGGTCACGGGGGTGCCGCTCCCCCGACTCCGTGCCGCCGTGCGGATGTTCACCGACGCCGAGCACGCCATGATCCTCACCGCGCGCGGCCCCGAGCAGCAGTCCAAGGGCACGGACACGGTCGGCGCGTGGATCAACCTGGCCCTCGCGACCGGCCGCCCCGGCCGTCCGCTGTCCGGGTACGGCTGCCTCACCGGCCAGGGCAACGGGCAGGGCGGGCGCGAACACGGCCAGAAGGCCGACCAGTTGCCCGGTTACCGCAAGCTGACGGACCCGGCGGCCCGCGCCCATGTCGCGGAGGTCTGGGGCGTGGACCCCGACGCGCTGCCCGGTCCGGGACGTTCGGCGTACGAGCTTCTCGACGCGCTCGGGCAGGACGTGCGGGCGCTGCTCCTCATGGGCTCGAACCCGGTGGTGTCGGCTCCCCGGGCCGCGCACATCGAGGGCCGGATCCGCTCCCTGGACTTCCTCGCCGTGGCCGACGTCGTCCTGTCCGAGACGGCCGAACTCGCCGACGTGGTCCTCCCCGTAGCCCAGTGGGCGGAGGAGACCGGCACCACCACGAGCCTGGAAGGGCGTGTGCTGCTGCGCCGCCGGGCCCTCACCCCGCCGGACGGCGTGCGCACGGATCTCCAGATCCTGCACGAGCTGGCGGCCCGGCTGTCCGCCGACAGCCTGGAGAAGAAGTTCCCGACGGACCCGGCGGAGGTCTTCGACGAGCTGCGGCGCGCGTCCGCGGGCGGCCCCGCCGACTACTCGGGGATCACGTACGAGCGTCTCGCGGCCGGCGACGCGGTCTTCTGGCCGTGCCCGGCGGACGCGGAGCACGACACCCGGGGCACGGGAGACAACGGGAGCACCGAGAGCACTCAGAGCGCTGAGAGCACTGAGAGCACCAGCGACACCGAAGGCACCGCGAGCACCAGTGACACTGAAGGCACCGCGAGCACCACACACACCGGAAACACCACCGGCACCCCCCGCCTCTTCCTCGACCGTTTCGCGACCCCCGACGGCCGGGCCGTCTTCGTCCCCGTGACGCACCGCCCCGCCGCCGAGGAGCCGGACGCGGAGTACCCCGTGCACCTCACGACGGGCCGGGTCGTCGCCCAGTACCAGTCCGGCGCGCAGACCCGCCGCGTCCCCGAACTCAACAAGGCGGCCCCGGGGCCGTTCGTGGAGCTGCACCCGCGGCTCGCGACCCGCCTGGGCATCGCCGAGGGCGACGACGTGGCGGTGGTGTCCCGGCGCGGCCGGGCGGTGGCCCCGGCACGGCTGACGGCGACGATCCGCCCGGACACCGTCTTCATGCCGTTCCACTGGCCGGGCGCGGGCCGCGCCAACACCCTGACGAACCCGGCGCTCGACCCGACGTCACGGATGCCCGAGTTCAAGGTGTGCGCGGTGCGTCTGGAGCGGCCCGCGTGACGATCCGCACGTCGGACTGGAACAGGTGGTGGTCCGAGTACGGGCTCGGCCGCACCCGGTGCGCGACCGCGGTGACGCCGCGCAGGAACACGTAGTCGAACTTGCTCTGCCAGTCGGTGGTCGGCGCGCAGTCGCCCTCGAACACGGCCCGGCAGGCGGGGTCCGACTCCGTGGCCAGGGCCTGGACGGGGCCGAGTTCGGGCGCGTACGGCACGGCGTTGAAGTCGCCGATGACGATCACGCGGTCGTGCCGGGCGATCTCCCGCGCGAGGACGCGGGCCTGCCGGGCCCGCACCGGCTCCTGGCGCCGTTCGGCGAGGTGGGTGTCGATGACGCGGACGCGCCGCCCGTCCACCGTGGTGGTGACGGACAGGTAGCCGCGGTCCTCGGAACCGCCGTCGGGGTACTCGACGTTCGCGCGGTCGCTGATCGGCGCCGCCGACAGGATCGCCTGCCCGTAGCCTCCCGGGCGCCACGGCAGTCCGCCGCAGCGGCCCCAGCTCGTCAGCACCGGCCCGTACGCGACCTGGTACGTCAGGCCGTAGAGGCCCGCGAGGAGGCGCCGGATCTCCTCGACGTCCCGCACGCACGCCTCCTGGAGGCCGATGACCTGGGGCGCGTATGTGGCGATCTCCGCCGCCCTGCCGAGGTTCTGGCTCCTGCCGCAGGGGTTGCAGATGTTCCACGTCATGACGCGGTTCGGTACGACGTCCTTGGCGGCGTCGACCGGCAGCGGCTTGGCGACGAGGACGCCGCCCGGGGCGCTGGGGCCGATGAGCGCGAGGCAGAGCACGGCCACGGCACCCGACAGCAGGAACCGGCGCAGGGTCACGCGGGGGACGTCTCGTCGTGGACCCACGCCAGGTAGCCGGCGCCGCCGCGCACCACGGGCAGGGCGACGATCTCCGGCGTCTCGTAGTCGTGGCGCTCCGTCAGCCAGCCCTCCAGTTCGGCGTACCGGGCCTCCGTGGTCTTCAGGAGCACCTGCCATTCCTGCGCCGACTCGACATCGCCCTCCCACCGGTAGACGGAGGTGACCGGTCCGCCGATCTGGACGCAGGCGGCGAGCCGGGCGGCGACGGCGTCGCGCGCCAGGGCGTCCGCCTTCTCGCGGCTGTCCGTCGTGGTCAGGACGGCGAGGACACCCGACCCGGCCCGCTCGCTCCGGTCGGCCTGATCGTTCAGGTCGCCCTGCTCGGTCCGGTCGGTCCGCTCTGTCCGTTGAGGCTTCTGCACGCCTCCCATTGTGACCTTCAGGGCTCCGGCACGGGCGTCCCACGGGAATTCGCGCGGGACCGGACGCGCGGTTCCGCGTACCGCCGGGGGCGCTGACGGAGTGTCGGGTCACCCGGTCGCACGCTTCGGCGCGCCCTTCGGGTTCTTTTCGCCGACACGCCGATGACCTGCTGGAATGTTGCCGTCGAGGCGTCAGGAGTAGGGCGCCACCGGGGTATCTGACGGTGCATCAGCAAGCGTGCGGCGGCGAAGGGGACTTACCTCGTGCTTGGCAGGGCGCACCGGACGCCCGCTCAGGACACGAAGGAGCAGCTCGATGCGTACAGGCCGACCGCTGACCGTCGCCGCTCTGGCCGTCGCCGCCGCCGGCATCGCGGCCGGCCCGGTCGGCGCCGCGCAGGGCGGCCTGGAGGTGTACCCGGCGACGGTGTCGCCCGGTGACACCGTGACCGTCGGCACGACCGCGTGCGGCGCGGACGGCACGGCGTCCGGCGACGCGTCGGCGGTCGGCGCGGGGGCGTTCACGCTGGCGCCCGGCGCGGACTCCGGCGGCGCCGACGGACGGTTCTCGGTGCCCGTGTCCGCGCAACCGGGAACGTACGAGATCGTCGCCCGCTGCTCCCGCGGCACCGAGGTGACCGGCGACCTGATCGTGTCGCTGGCCCAGGCCGGGACGCCGGGGGCGCAGATGCCGAAAGGCCATGTGAAGACGGGGGTCGGCGGCGCGCTCGGTCCCGACCCCGTGCAGACCGCGGCGGGTGTGGCGGCGCTGGCCGTCGCCGCCGCGGGCGGTACCTGGCTCCTGCATCGCCGGGCGAGAGGCGATGGGATCTGACGGGTCGGCGCGGACCCCCTCCGCCGTTCGCGCACCCGTCCGTCCCCCGGTACCGCCAGTCCCCTCCTCTCCGGCCGCATCCCCTCGCGGACCGGAGAGGAAGGGGACCCAGTCGTCGAGCCGTCAGGAGCCTGAATGCGACGCGTGCGCGTGCGCCCCGGGAATCGGGCCAACGCCGTCATAGGAACCGTCACGGCCCTCGCCCTGTGCGCCGGGGCCTGGCTCCTGGCCAGCGGTTCCGAGGGCCACCCGCCGCCCCAGCCGTCGGCCGCGCAGGCCCGTGCGGGCGGCGGCCACGACACCCCGCCGCGGCCCCGCTCTCCCCTCGCCGCCGGACCGCGTCCGCATCCCGTCGATCCGGGTGGACGCCCCGCTGATGGGCCTGGGCCTGACCCGGGGCGGCAGCCTCGACGTACCGCCGCCGGAGAAGAAGAACCTCGCGGGCTGGTACGAGGCCGGCACCACGCCCGGCGAGACCGGCACGGCCGTGGTGGCGGGCCATGTCGACAACGCCGTCGGCCCCGCCGTCTTCTACGACCTGGGCGCGCTGACCCGCGGCCGCACCATCGAGATCGACCGCCGCGACGGCTCGGTCGCCGTCTTCACGGTCGACGCGGTCGAGGTCTACGCGGCGAAGGACTTCCCCGACGAGAAGGTCTACGGGGCGGCGCGCAGGCCGGAGTTGCGCGTGATCACGTGCGGCGGGCCGTACGCGCGGGGCACGGGGTACCAGGGGAACGTCGTGGTGTTCGCGCATCTGACGGGGAGCCGCTGAGACCGGCTCGTGCCTCGGTGCTCACGCCACCCACTGCTCGTACGCCATCTTCAGCACCAGCGCGCACACCACCGTCAGCAGCACGACGCGTACGAAACCCGCGCCGCGCTTGAGGGCCGTGCGGGCGCCGATCATGCCGCCCGCGAGGTTGAACACGGCCATCAGCGCGGCCAGTTGCCAGTAGACCGTGCCCTTGTAGGCGAACATCGCCAGCGCGCCCGCGTTGGTGCAGCAGTTGACGATCTTGGCGGTGGCGGAGGCCGTGACCAGGTCCAGGTGGAGCAGCGCGGTGAGGGCGAGGACCAGGAAGGTGCCGGTGCCGGGGCCGATCAGGCCGTCGTAGAAGCCGATGCCGAGGCCGGCGAAGCCGATCGCCGCCCAGACCCGGCGCGGGGAGACCGGGGTGGCCGACGGGGCCGTGCCGAACGACGGGCGGAAGATCACGAAGGCGCCGACGCCCACCAGGACGACCATGACGATCGGCTTGAGGACGTCCGTGCTCATCCCGGCCGCGAGGAGGGCGCCGCCCGTCGAGCCGACGAGCGCCGCCACGCCGATCCGGACCGCGAGGCGGACGTCCACCGTCGCCTTGCGGGTGTACGTGATCGCGGCGCCGGTCGTGCCGACGATGGCGACGGCCTTGTTCGTGCCGAGCGCGTAGGGCCCCGCCGCCGAGGAGGCCGGCAGGCCGAGCAGCAGCGCGGGGAGCAGGAGCAGGCCGCCGCCGCCCACCACCGCGTCGATCCAGCCCGCCGCGAGCGCGGCGACGCAGAGGACGATGACGGTGGTGAGCGATATGTCAGGCATGATCGCGACCTTATGGACGCGATACGTGTGCCGTCCATCGATCCGGGGAGAGTTGAGCGTCTTCTGAGCTTGCGCCCGCGCCCGCCGCAGAGCCCTCACACCCGTCACCCGCCCCCGCTGAGCCCACCGTTCCCCCAGGGAAATCATCGGGACGCCACCGGGAAACACCCACGCCGCAGGCTTCGGAGCATGACCGCACCGTACGAGCACGACGACGCACCCCGGGACGGGTCCCGGGTCGTCGTCATCGGCACCGGCCTCGCCGGCACCCGCCTCGCCCAGCGCCTGGGCGAGCGTGCGGTGCTGATCGGGGAGGAGACGCACGCCCCGTACAACCGCGTGCTGCTCGCCGAGGTCCTCGCCGGCACGTACGGCGCGGACGTCATCGAACTGCCCCGCACCCCGGGCCCCCGCCTGCACACCCGCGCCGTCCGCATCGACCGGGACCGGCGGATCGTGCAGTGCGAGAACGGGGCCGAGGTCGCCTACGACCGGCTCGTCCTGGCGACGGGGTCCAACCCCGTGCTGCCTCCCCTGCGCGGTCTCTTCGAGCCCGGGGCCACCGAGCTGCCGGGCGGCGTCCACGCGTTCCGCACCATGGACGACTGCCTCGCGCTGTCCGCGGCCGTCACCGAGGGGACCCGCGCCGTCGTCATCGGCGGCGGCCTCCTCGGTGTCTCCGCGGCCCGCGCGCTCGCCCGGCGCGGCGCCCAGGTGGTGCTCACACAGCAGGCCGAGCGGCTGATGGAGCGCCAGCTCGACCCGCGCTCCTCCGCCCTCGTCCGGCGCCATCTGACCGCACTCGGCGTCGAGATCCACACCGAGTGCCGGGTCCGCGGCGTCGGCGTCGTCGACGGCCGCGTACGCCGCGTCGAACTGCACGACGGCTACGTCCTCGGCACCGATGTCACCGTGCTCGCCTGCGGGGTGCGGCCCCGCGCCGGGCTCGCGCAGGCCGCGGGCCTCGACGTGCGCAAGGGGATCGTCGTCGACGACGAGCTGCGCACCAGCGACCCGCTCGTCCACGCGATCGGCGACTGCGCCCAGCACGCCGGCACCGTCTACGGGCTCGCGACGCCCGCCCTCGAACAGGCCGACGCGCTCGCCGACCTGCTCACCGGCGGGCGGGCCGCGTACACCGGGACCCGCACGCTCACCCGGCTCACCCTCCCGCACGAGGCGGGCCCGCTGGATCTCGCCGCGTTCGGCGAGACCGAGGCACTCCCCGGCGACGACGTCGTCCAGCTCGCGGACGCCACGCGCGGCACATACCGCAAGGTCGTCGTGCGCGGGGACCGCCTGGTCGGCGGCGTCCTGGTCGGTGAGCTCGCCAGCGTCGGCGCGCTCGCCCTCGCCTGGGAGGCGAACGAATCCCTGCCCGCCGACGGCACCGACCCCGCGGTCGGGGCGTCGCTGCTCCATCTGCTCACCCACGACGGAGGCCACTGACATGGCGACCTCACTGCCCACCCTCGTCCTCGTCGGCCACGGCATGGTCGGCCAGCGCTTCCTCGAAGCAGCCGCCGAGCGCGGGCTCACCGAGACGCATCGCGTCGTCGTGCTGTGCGAGGAGCCGCGCCCCGCCTACGACCGCGTCCACCTCACCTCGTACTTCTCGGGCACGACACCCGAGGAACTCTCCCTGACGGAGCCGGAGTTCATCGAGAAGCACGGCATCGAGCTGCACGTCGGCGACCCCGCCGTCGTCGTCGACCGCGAGGCGCGCGTGGTGCACGCCCGGTCGGGTCTCACGGTGGCGTACGACGCGCTGGTGCTGGCCACCGGCTCGTACCCGTTCGTGCCGCCGGTGCCGAACAAGGATGCCGCCGGCTGCTTCGTGTACCGGACCATCGAGGACCTGTACGCGATCGAGGAGTACGCCAGGAACAACGCCACGGTGGGCGCCGTCGTCGGCGGCGGCCTGCTCGGCCTGGAGGCCGCGGGCGCGCTCCAGGGGCTCGGACTGACCACGCACATCGTGGAGTTCGCGCCGCGCCTGATGCCCGTCCAGGTCGACGAGGGCGGCGGCGCCGCCCTTCTGAAGACCATCTCCGACATGGGCCTCAGCGTGCACACCGGGGTCGGCACGCAGGAGATCGTGACCTCCGACGGCGCGGAGACCGGCGCCGTGCGCGGCATGAAGCTGTCCGACGGCTCCGAGCTGGAGACCGATCTCGTCGTCTTCTCCGCGGGCGTCCGTCCGCGCGACCAACTCGCCCGTGACATGGGTCTGTCGGTGGGCGAGCGCGGCGGCGTCACGGTCGACGAGCAGTGCCGCACCAGCGACCCCGACATCTTCGCGATCGGCGAGTGCGCGCTGGCCTCGGACGGCCGGGTGTACGGGCTCGTCGCCCCCGGTTACGAGATGGCGCTCACCGCCGCTGCGGCCATCGCCGAGGACGACGCGGCCGAGCGACTCACGTTCACCGGCGCCGACCTGTCCACCAAGCTGAAGCTGCTCGGTGTCGACGTCGCCTCCTTCGGCGACGCGCACGGCGCCACCGCCGACTGCCTCGACGTCGTCTACTCCGACTCGCGCTCGGGCACGTACAAGAAGCTGGTCATCGGCAGCGGGGGCGAGCTGCTCGGCGGCATCCTGGTCGGTGACGCGGAGGCGTACGGCACGCTGCGCGCCTTCACCGGGGCGGTCCCGCCGATCGCGCCCGAGCAGCTGGTGCTGCCGGCCGGTGCCGGGGCGCCGGTGCAGCTCGGTCCGGACGCGCTGCCCGCGGACGCCGTCATCTGCTCGTGCCACAACGTCACCAAGGGCGAGATCTGCGAGCACACCACGCTGCCCGAGGTGAAGAAGTGCACCAAGGCCGGTACCGGGTGCGGGAGTTGCGTCAAGCTCATCGGGCAGCTGCTGCCCAAGAGCGGGGACGACGGGCTGTGCGGCTGCTTCAGGCACACCCGCCAGGAGCTGTACGAGATCGTGCGCGTCAAGCGGATCACGACGTTCGCGCAGCTGCTCGACGAGCACGGGCGCGAGGGCGCGCGCGGCGGCGAGGGCTGCGAGATCTGCAAGCCGACGGTCGGCTCGATCATCGCCTCGCTGGCCCCGACGATCGGCGCGGACGGCTATGTCCTCGCGGGCGAGCAGGCCGCGTTGCAGGACACGAACGACCACTTCCTCGCCAACCTCCAGAAGAACGGCTCGTACTCGGTCGTGCCGCGCATCCCGGGCGGTGAGATCACCCCGGAGAAGCTCATCGTGATCGGCGAGGTGGCGCGGGACTTCGGCCTCTACACGAAGAT includes:
- the nirB gene encoding nitrite reductase large subunit NirB; the encoded protein is MATSLPTLVLVGHGMVGQRFLEAAAERGLTETHRVVVLCEEPRPAYDRVHLTSYFSGTTPEELSLTEPEFIEKHGIELHVGDPAVVVDREARVVHARSGLTVAYDALVLATGSYPFVPPVPNKDAAGCFVYRTIEDLYAIEEYARNNATVGAVVGGGLLGLEAAGALQGLGLTTHIVEFAPRLMPVQVDEGGGAALLKTISDMGLSVHTGVGTQEIVTSDGAETGAVRGMKLSDGSELETDLVVFSAGVRPRDQLARDMGLSVGERGGVTVDEQCRTSDPDIFAIGECALASDGRVYGLVAPGYEMALTAAAAIAEDDAAERLTFTGADLSTKLKLLGVDVASFGDAHGATADCLDVVYSDSRSGTYKKLVIGSGGELLGGILVGDAEAYGTLRAFTGAVPPIAPEQLVLPAGAGAPVQLGPDALPADAVICSCHNVTKGEICEHTTLPEVKKCTKAGTGCGSCVKLIGQLLPKSGDDGLCGCFRHTRQELYEIVRVKRITTFAQLLDEHGREGARGGEGCEICKPTVGSIIASLAPTIGADGYVLAGEQAALQDTNDHFLANLQKNGSYSVVPRIPGGEITPEKLIVIGEVARDFGLYTKITGGQRIDLFGARVEQLPMIWARLVGAGFESGHAYGKSLRTVKSCVGQTWCRYGVQDSVRMAIDLELRYRGLRSPHKLKSAVSGCARECAEAQSKDFGVIATANGWNLYVGGNGGMTPRHADLLAQDLSDAELVRLIDRFLMFYIRTADRLERTSVWLDRIDGGLDHVRDVVVHDSLGICDDLEALMRAHVDRYRDEWSETINDPERLARFVSFVNAPDTPDPTVRFVPERDQIKPELPLIPLEGLAVR